A genomic region of Danio aesculapii chromosome 21, fDanAes4.1, whole genome shotgun sequence contains the following coding sequences:
- the foxi3a gene encoding forkhead box protein I3a has product MTSFVPQSLSPQFHSMGQESQEFSLYGDNFYSAQHVPSPQQTLPSAYDFAEYAGQTSNPYLWFNGPGLSPAPCLTTGPQHYGMAKQYVGASGIGGSEGAFSWFSLPSQEDLMKLVRPPYSYSALIAMAIHGAPNRRLTLSQIYQYVADNFPFYNKSKASWQNSIRHNLSLNDCFMKVPRDDSDPGKGNYWTLDPNCEKMFDNGNFRRKRKRKSDSLAEEEGKGYSGSDSALSSPKNPSDSSERGNSPVSSDPAPCLNSFLNQMGDVASGSREAILPSPLAVPLSQSSSPTGLYGSYSPNATMPQWETQIPQSSISSTPYKDSYSDSMLNPYNSQLYPVLGSSDLLYPREGSEV; this is encoded by the exons ATGACATCATTTGTTCCACAGTCTCTTTCACCTCAGTTCCACAGCATGGGGCAGGAGTCCCAAGAGTTCAGCCTGTACGGTGACAACTTCTACAGCGCCCAGCATGTGCCTAGCCCACAACAAACCCTGCCATCCGCTTACGATTTCGCAGAATATGCTGGGCAGACTTCCAACCCTTACCTGTGGTTCAACGGGCCAGGACTCAGTCCAGCTCCTTGCCTCACCACAGGGCCTCAGCACTATGGGATGGCGAAGCAGTATGTGGGCGCAAGTGGAATCGGAGGCTCAGAGGGTGCCTTTAGCTGGTTCTCTCTGCCATCCCAAGAAGATCTGATGAAACTCGTGAGGCCTCCCTACTCCTACTCTGCACTTATTGCGATGGCAATACATGGAGCTCCAAACCGCCGGCTCACCCTCAGCCAGATCTACCAGTATGTGGCTGACAACTTCCCTTTCTACAACAAGAGTAAAGCCAGCTGGCAGAATTCAATCCGGCATAATCTCTCGCTCAACGACTGCTTCATGAAAGTGCCAAGAGATGACAGCGATCCAG gaaAAGGCAACTATTGGACTCTTGACCCAAACTGTGAGAAGATGTTCGATAATGGAAACTTCCGGCGCAAGAGGAAGAGAAAGTCGGACTCTCTGGCTGAAGAGGAGGGAAAAGGCTACTCTGGATCAGACTCTGCTCTGTCGAGTCCTAAAAACCCCAGCGACTCCTCGGAGAGAGGAAACTCTCCAGTCTCCTCAGATCCAGCTCCGTGTCTCAACAGCTTCCTAAATCAAATGGGGGATGTGGCTTCAGGCTCCAGAGAGGCTATTCTCCCTTCTCCCCTGGCTGTTCCACTGAGCCAAAGTTCATCTCCGACTGGGCTCTATGGCTCATACTCGCCGAACGCTACTATGCCGCAATGGGAAACCCAAATCCCTCAGTCCAGCATCTCATCCACTCCCTACAAAGACAGCTATAGTGACTCAATGCTGAACCCCTACAACAGCCAGCTCTATCCAGTGCTGGGATCCTCTGATTTGCTGTATCCACGAGAGGGATCTGAAGTGTAA